From one Novosphingobium sp. genomic stretch:
- a CDS encoding TolC family protein produces MKIRMILLLATTSLLAACAVGPDYKAPKTAPVAAAPFTGAASPAFTQEAAVDHWWTLYSDPLLDRMVDDALKANTDIRVAAARVERARALLRNAKSARLPSTTLDASATRERFSAAQLNSANQQREAWYYDGGLSLSYEVDLFGRVRRGVEAAHGDWQAVEADADAVRLAVISDTVRAYLDVTTSAERLKVAQDTVALLDQSIRITGARVDVGRSDRLDLIRFQTLRDQQAAIIPQLEADRKSALLRLATLTGRAPQDLPADVIAQVVTPHPAKPIPVGDGAALLARRPDVRAAERRLAADTARIGVATADLYPRITLGGSVGSSAFTGMDVLGSESTRWSIGPLISWNFPNIAATRAKIAAAKADSKASLATFDGTVLTALEETERALSTYAHAQERTDTLARAQDEAARAARISMARQREGRIDFLTVLDAQRTLAQAQSDLVAARRDAAFAQVDVFRALAGGWS; encoded by the coding sequence ATGAAGATCAGGATGATCCTTCTGCTGGCGACAACCAGCCTGCTGGCCGCCTGCGCCGTGGGGCCCGATTACAAGGCCCCGAAAACCGCCCCTGTGGCCGCCGCTCCCTTCACGGGGGCGGCGAGCCCGGCCTTCACCCAGGAGGCCGCCGTCGATCACTGGTGGACGCTTTACAGCGATCCGCTGCTCGACCGGATGGTGGATGATGCGCTGAAAGCCAACACCGACATCCGCGTGGCGGCAGCCCGTGTGGAACGCGCCCGCGCCCTGCTGCGCAACGCCAAATCCGCGCGCCTGCCGAGCACCACGCTCGATGCCTCGGCCACGCGTGAGCGCTTTTCCGCCGCCCAGTTGAACTCTGCCAATCAGCAGCGCGAAGCCTGGTACTATGATGGCGGGCTCTCGCTCTCCTATGAGGTCGATCTGTTCGGCCGCGTGCGTCGCGGTGTCGAGGCGGCCCATGGCGACTGGCAAGCCGTGGAGGCCGATGCCGATGCGGTGCGCCTCGCGGTGATCTCGGACACGGTGCGCGCCTATCTGGACGTGACCACCAGCGCCGAGAGGCTGAAGGTGGCGCAGGATACGGTGGCGCTGCTCGACCAGTCGATCCGCATCACCGGGGCGCGTGTCGATGTGGGCCGGTCGGACCGGCTCGATCTGATCCGCTTCCAGACGCTGCGCGATCAGCAGGCCGCCATCATTCCGCAGCTCGAGGCCGATCGCAAATCGGCCCTGCTGCGGCTGGCCACGCTGACGGGCCGTGCGCCTCAGGATCTGCCTGCCGACGTGATCGCGCAGGTGGTCACGCCGCATCCCGCCAAGCCCATTCCGGTGGGCGACGGCGCGGCACTGCTGGCCCGCCGTCCCGATGTGCGCGCCGCCGAGCGCCGTCTGGCCGCCGACACCGCGCGCATCGGCGTGGCGACGGCGGACCTCTATCCGCGCATCACATTGGGCGGATCGGTGGGTTCCTCGGCCTTCACCGGCATGGATGTGCTGGGGTCGGAATCAACGCGCTGGTCTATCGGCCCGCTGATCAGTTGGAACTTCCCCAACATCGCGGCCACCCGCGCCAAGATTGCTGCCGCCAAGGCCGACAGCAAGGCCTCGCTGGCGACGTTTGACGGCACGGTGCTGACCGCGCTTGAGGAAACCGAGCGGGCGCTCTCCACCTATGCCCATGCTCAGGAGCGGACCGATACGCTGGCCCGCGCTCAGGATGAGGCGGCGCGGGCCGCGCGCATCAGCATGGCCCGTCAGCGCGAAGGGCGGATCGACTTCCTGACCGTGCTGGACGCACAGCGCACGCTGGCGCAGGCGCAGTCCGATCTGGTGGCGGCGCGGCGTGATGCGGCCTTTGCTCAGGTCGATGTGTTCCGCGCGCTTGCGGGCGGCTGGAGCTAA
- a CDS encoding multidrug efflux RND transporter permease subunit has protein sequence MRLSRFFIDRPIFAAVIAVVIMVVGALAFVSLPISQYPNIVPPTVTVAAQYPGASAETVANTVASPIEQEINGVDNMLYMSSQSTGDGKVTITVTFKVGTDLDTAQVLVQNRVAVAVPRLPEEVQRLGVVTRKTTPDFLMVVNLQSPDGSLNRDYLSNYALTQVKDRLARLDGVGDINLFGSRDYGMRIWIDPGRAAALNLTAGEIVAALRAQNVQVSSGALGQPPANHGDAFQLGVEMQGRLTEPQQFADIVIRTDADGHQVRVRDVARVELGAQDYNINTYLSNKPTVVIAVMQRPGSNALEAAAKVKHEMDTISKSFPKGMEYSVIYNPTEFISQSIDAVYHTLFEAVVLVVLVILIFLQNWRAAIIPIIAIPVSLVGSSVVLLALGYSLNNLSLFGLVLAIGIVVDDAIVVVENVERNIENGLSPLEAARVSMDEVSTALVAIVLVLCAVFVPTLFITGLSGAFYKQFAVTISTATIISLILSLTLSPAAAALLLRHKHGSIADDHSKPAWQRLLARAADRFNAGFERMSDGYARLTRRMLGAPKKVMATYAALIAATVGMFVITPSGFIPAQDQGYFLAVIQLPSGASLERTDAVTREVAAKILPIQGLRGAVMFAGFHGPSQTSAPNSAAIYFPFKTFDERKKLGATYKGIMDQAQKAVAGYDKARIILVPPPVIQGIGAAGGYRFMLQDREGRGYDELNKQAWALIAKANAEKGLHQVYTLFDVGTPRVWADVDRRKADLLGVPPERIFEALQVYLGSSFVNDFNLLGRTYHVTAQADQASRETVADIANLKTRSNTGQMVPIGSVATFSDKTGPYRVVRYNLQPAVEIDGDTAPGYSTGQSLATMEKLADTLPAGYGGDWTDIAYQQKYAGNTAGLVFGMAVFFVFLVLAAQYESLALPLSIILIVPMCLLAAMLGINLRGMDNNVLTQIGLVVLIALAAKNAILVVEFAKQAEDEQGMDPLEAAVFAARTRLRPILMTSLAFILGAVPLVMATGAGAELRQALGTAVFFGMAGVTGFGLLYTPSFYVLLRKLSLRMARRKNRKATHDSAWQPAE, from the coding sequence ATGCGACTTTCCCGCTTCTTCATTGACAGGCCGATCTTTGCGGCCGTCATCGCCGTGGTGATCATGGTGGTTGGCGCGCTGGCTTTCGTCAGCCTGCCAATCAGCCAATATCCCAACATCGTGCCCCCCACGGTGACGGTCGCCGCCCAATATCCGGGCGCCTCCGCTGAAACCGTCGCCAACACCGTTGCCTCGCCCATCGAGCAGGAGATCAACGGTGTCGACAACATGCTCTATATGAGCAGCCAGTCGACGGGTGACGGCAAGGTGACCATCACCGTCACCTTCAAGGTCGGCACCGATCTCGATACCGCTCAGGTGCTGGTGCAGAACCGTGTCGCCGTGGCCGTGCCGCGCCTGCCCGAAGAGGTGCAGCGCCTTGGCGTCGTGACGCGCAAGACCACGCCGGACTTCCTGATGGTGGTCAATCTGCAGTCGCCTGATGGCAGTTTGAACCGCGACTATCTGTCGAACTATGCCCTCACGCAGGTCAAGGACCGCCTCGCGCGTCTCGATGGCGTGGGTGACATCAATCTGTTCGGCTCGCGCGATTATGGCATGCGCATCTGGATCGATCCGGGCCGCGCCGCCGCGCTGAACCTCACCGCCGGTGAGATCGTCGCCGCGCTGCGTGCCCAGAACGTGCAGGTGTCCTCCGGTGCGCTGGGTCAGCCGCCGGCCAACCACGGCGATGCCTTCCAGCTCGGCGTGGAAATGCAGGGCCGTCTGACCGAACCCCAGCAGTTCGCCGATATCGTCATCCGTACCGATGCCGATGGCCATCAGGTGCGCGTGCGCGATGTGGCGCGCGTGGAGCTGGGCGCCCAAGACTACAACATCAACACCTATCTCTCGAACAAGCCCACCGTGGTGATCGCGGTGATGCAGCGCCCAGGCTCGAACGCTCTGGAGGCTGCGGCCAAGGTCAAGCATGAGATGGACACCATCTCCAAGTCCTTCCCCAAGGGCATGGAATATTCGGTGATCTACAACCCCACCGAATTCATCAGCCAGTCGATCGACGCCGTGTATCACACGCTGTTCGAGGCCGTGGTGCTGGTGGTGCTGGTGATCCTGATCTTCCTGCAGAACTGGCGCGCGGCGATCATCCCGATCATCGCCATTCCGGTCTCGCTGGTGGGGTCCTCCGTGGTGCTGCTGGCGCTGGGCTATTCGCTCAACAACCTTTCGCTTTTCGGTCTGGTTCTAGCCATCGGCATTGTGGTCGATGACGCCATCGTGGTGGTCGAAAACGTCGAGCGTAACATCGAGAACGGGCTTTCCCCGCTGGAAGCCGCCCGCGTCTCGATGGATGAGGTCTCGACGGCGCTGGTCGCCATCGTGCTGGTGCTCTGCGCGGTCTTCGTGCCGACGCTGTTCATCACCGGCCTGTCGGGTGCGTTCTACAAGCAGTTCGCCGTGACCATCTCGACCGCGACGATCATCTCGCTGATCCTCTCGCTCACCCTCTCGCCCGCCGCCGCCGCCCTGCTGCTGCGCCACAAGCATGGCAGCATTGCCGACGATCACAGTAAGCCTGCCTGGCAGCGCCTGCTGGCCCGCGCCGCCGACCGTTTCAACGCGGGCTTCGAGCGTATGTCGGACGGCTATGCCCGCCTGACGCGCCGCATGCTGGGCGCACCCAAGAAGGTGATGGCCACCTATGCCGCGCTGATCGCGGCGACGGTGGGCATGTTCGTCATCACTCCCTCGGGCTTTATCCCGGCGCAGGATCAGGGCTATTTTCTGGCCGTGATCCAGCTTCCCTCGGGCGCTTCGCTGGAGCGTACCGATGCCGTCACCCGTGAGGTGGCCGCCAAGATCCTGCCCATTCAGGGTCTGCGCGGTGCGGTGATGTTTGCCGGTTTCCATGGTCCATCGCAGACCTCGGCGCCGAACTCTGCCGCCATCTACTTCCCCTTCAAGACCTTTGACGAGCGCAAGAAGCTGGGTGCCACCTACAAGGGCATCATGGATCAGGCGCAGAAGGCCGTGGCCGGTTACGACAAGGCTCGCATCATTCTGGTGCCGCCGCCGGTGATTCAGGGCATCGGTGCTGCCGGTGGTTACCGCTTCATGCTTCAGGACCGCGAGGGCCGTGGCTATGACGAACTGAACAAGCAGGCCTGGGCGCTGATTGCCAAGGCGAATGCCGAAAAGGGTCTGCATCAGGTCTACACGCTGTTCGACGTCGGCACGCCGCGCGTCTGGGCCGATGTCGACCGCCGCAAGGCCGATCTGCTGGGCGTTCCCCCTGAGCGTATCTTCGAGGCGTTGCAGGTCTATCTCGGCTCGTCCTTCGTCAATGACTTCAACCTGCTGGGCCGCACCTATCACGTGACCGCCCAGGCCGATCAGGCCAGCCGCGAAACGGTTGCCGACATTGCCAATCTGAAGACGCGTTCGAACACCGGGCAGATGGTGCCCATCGGTTCGGTCGCCACTTTCAGCGACAAGACCGGCCCCTACCGCGTGGTGCGCTACAACCTGCAACCCGCTGTCGAAATCGACGGTGACACGGCTCCGGGCTATTCGACCGGCCAGTCGCTCGCCACGATGGAGAAGCTCGCCGACACGCTGCCTGCCGGTTACGGCGGCGACTGGACGGACATCGCCTATCAGCAGAAGTATGCCGGCAACACCGCCGGTCTGGTCTTCGGCATGGCTGTGTTCTTCGTCTTCCTGGTGCTGGCTGCCCAGTATGAAAGCCTGGCTCTGCCTCTGTCGATCATCCTGATCGTGCCGATGTGCTTGCTGGCCGCGATGCTGGGGATCAATCTGCGCGGCATGGACAACAATGTCCTGACGCAGATCGGTCTGGTGGTGCTGATCGCCCTTGCGGCCAAGAACGCCATCCTTGTGGTGGAGTTCGCCAAGCAGGCTGAGGACGAGCAGGGCATGGACCCGTTGGAAGCCGCCGTCTTTGCCGCCCGCACCCGTCTCCGTCCGATCCTGATGACCTCGCTGGCCTTCATCCTCGGCGCCGTGCCGCTGGTGATGGCAACGGGCGCCGGTGCCGAATTGCGCCAGGCGCTGGGTACGGCGGTGTTCTTCGGCATGGCGGGCGTGACCGGTTTCGGCCTGCTCTACACCCCCAGCTTCTATGTGCTGCTGCGCAAGCTCTCCCTGCGGATGGCCCGCCGGAAGAACCGCAAGGCCACGCATGACTCCGCCTGGCAACCGGCGGAATAA
- a CDS encoding efflux RND transporter periplasmic adaptor subunit: MQTTLKTRAEAEAAAETRAPRSFSTRNLAIGAMALAFVAGIGWQALHRPAQATIAPEVVLGVATPLASQVVQWDDYVGRFAPSQSVEVRPRVAGQITALHFHDGDLVQKGQLLFTIDQRPYRAALAEAQANVASAASALALAKSDYARVGRLTGDEAVSAGEVDSLRSRMQSAAAALAAAQARAQQRALEMEWTQVRAPIAGRISDRRVDVGNLVAAGEGANASLLTTINALNPIYYTFDSSEALYLKAQRDRAQNGKAPEVEIKLQDESGYNWKGRLDFTDNGLDPHSGTIRGRAIIDNPKLFLSPGMFGNMRLSNGGTVQALMVPDEAIQSDQARKTVLVVGKDGTVAAKPVELGPVVRGLRIIRGGLLPTDQVVVTNFQAAMPGAKVSTHNEPIKPAPVPTDAGISAPVAAQATLAR; this comes from the coding sequence ATGCAAACCACCCTCAAGACTCGCGCCGAAGCCGAGGCGGCGGCGGAAACCCGCGCGCCCCGCTCGTTCTCGACCCGCAATCTGGCGATTGGCGCCATGGCGCTGGCTTTCGTTGCCGGCATCGGCTGGCAGGCGCTGCACCGCCCGGCGCAGGCCACCATCGCCCCCGAAGTGGTGCTTGGCGTCGCCACGCCGCTCGCCAGCCAGGTGGTGCAGTGGGACGATTATGTCGGCCGCTTCGCCCCCAGCCAGAGCGTCGAGGTGCGCCCCCGCGTCGCCGGGCAGATCACCGCGCTTCACTTCCATGACGGCGATCTGGTGCAGAAGGGCCAGTTGCTCTTCACCATCGACCAGCGCCCCTATCGCGCCGCTCTGGCCGAGGCGCAGGCCAATGTCGCCAGCGCCGCCAGCGCGCTTGCCCTTGCCAAATCCGATTATGCCCGCGTCGGCCGCCTGACGGGCGACGAGGCCGTTTCGGCAGGCGAGGTCGACAGTCTGCGTTCGCGCATGCAGTCCGCCGCTGCCGCTCTGGCCGCCGCTCAGGCCCGCGCTCAGCAGCGCGCGCTGGAGATGGAATGGACCCAGGTGCGCGCCCCCATCGCGGGCCGCATTTCGGATCGCCGCGTCGATGTCGGCAATCTGGTCGCGGCGGGTGAGGGGGCCAATGCCTCGCTGCTCACCACGATCAATGCGCTCAACCCGATCTATTACACCTTCGACTCGTCCGAAGCCCTGTACCTCAAGGCCCAGCGTGACCGCGCCCAGAACGGCAAGGCCCCCGAGGTCGAGATCAAGCTGCAGGACGAATCCGGCTACAACTGGAAGGGCCGTCTGGACTTCACCGACAACGGACTCGACCCGCATTCGGGCACGATCCGTGGCCGCGCCATCATCGACAATCCCAAGCTGTTCCTGTCGCCCGGCATGTTCGGCAACATGCGCCTGTCGAACGGCGGCACGGTGCAGGCGCTGATGGTGCCTGACGAGGCGATCCAGTCCGATCAGGCCCGCAAGACAGTGCTGGTCGTCGGCAAGGATGGCACCGTCGCCGCCAAGCCGGTGGAACTGGGCCCTGTGGTGCGCGGTCTGCGGATCATTCGCGGCGGGCTGCTGCCCACTGATCAGGTGGTCGTGACCAACTTCCAGGCAGCGATGCCCGGCGCCAAGGTCTCGACCCACAATGAGCCGATCAAGCCCGCGCCCGTGCCCACCGACGCCGGCATTTCGGCGCCCGTGGCCGCCCAGGCCACGCTGGCCCGCTAA
- a CDS encoding TetR/AcrR family transcriptional regulator — protein METIEDSVVTVEPVAPTRGRPRQFCPDQALTAALQVFWARGYEGASMAELTEAMGITKPSLYACFGNKEALFCKALDLYERDKMAYVQKALEAPSAKGVAEQFLRGALALQTGTTDPRCCLGVISAVACTTQADSIKHEVMARQASSNQAIIDRFRRAKAEGDLPEGVEPEALQSYLSAVLQGMGVQASSGASPEKLAQLVETTLALWPGR, from the coding sequence ATGGAAACCATCGAAGACAGCGTCGTGACGGTTGAGCCGGTTGCCCCCACTCGCGGGCGCCCGCGTCAGTTTTGCCCTGATCAGGCGCTGACGGCGGCGCTGCAGGTGTTCTGGGCGCGTGGCTACGAAGGCGCCTCGATGGCTGAACTGACCGAGGCGATGGGCATCACCAAGCCCAGCCTCTATGCCTGCTTCGGCAATAAGGAAGCCCTGTTTTGCAAGGCGCTCGACCTCTATGAGCGCGACAAGATGGCCTATGTGCAAAAGGCGCTTGAGGCGCCCAGCGCCAAGGGCGTGGCCGAACAGTTCCTGCGCGGCGCGCTGGCGCTGCAGACCGGCACGACCGATCCGCGCTGCTGCCTTGGCGTGATCAGCGCCGTAGCCTGCACGACTCAGGCCGACTCGATCAAGCATGAGGTCATGGCGCGTCAGGCATCGTCCAATCAGGCGATCATCGATCGGTTCCGCCGCGCCAAGGCCGAAGGCGACCTGCCCGAAGGCGTCGAGCCCGAGGCGCTGCAGTCCTATCTGTCCGCCGTGCTTCAGGGCATGGGCGTGCAGGCCAGCTCGGGCGCCAGCCCGGAAAAGCTGGCGCAACTGGTGGAAACCACGCTGGCGCTGTGGCCGGGCCGCTGA
- a CDS encoding aminotransferase class V-fold PLP-dependent enzyme, whose product MTNRRDFLLQAGAMGAAALAGPMPAYAAPDDWAAMERQMAALYTVDRRLINFDAAYYGAMTHPVDAAYREKIDWVNRYNSTFLRDGVPGAPRDVELAKSSDAVAKLIGAQSDEVALAGGGTEALYALIANYRGVKSGDAVIYADVDYDEMQYAMDYLGQSRGAQVVRFSIPEPQTRANILAAYEKVLKDTPRAKLLLVTHVSNRNGLIPPVAEIVAMAKARGVDVILDSAQAVGQMPFDVKATGADFIGFSLHKWLGAPLGVGGIYIAKARQGDIAPWLGNRIHAADDIRARLPTGTVDFAARLTIPTAIDVLGQIGIERKYGFLRHLRNRWVDGVRDIPGLTLMLPDEAGNYGAISSFRLPGMATIDQAKRAQQVFVQKHGLLVVAKAGLAAGPGLRVTPALFNTVAEIDRLVAAIHAEKGMFA is encoded by the coding sequence ATGACCAACCGCCGCGATTTTCTGCTGCAGGCCGGGGCGATGGGCGCGGCGGCTCTGGCCGGACCGATGCCCGCTTATGCGGCTCCCGACGACTGGGCCGCGATGGAGCGCCAGATGGCGGCGCTCTACACGGTGGATCGCAGGCTGATCAATTTCGACGCCGCCTATTATGGTGCGATGACCCATCCCGTCGATGCCGCCTACCGCGAGAAGATCGACTGGGTGAACCGCTACAACTCCACCTTCCTGCGCGATGGCGTGCCCGGCGCCCCGCGCGATGTGGAACTCGCCAAATCGAGCGATGCGGTGGCCAAACTCATCGGCGCCCAGAGCGACGAGGTGGCGCTGGCAGGCGGCGGGACCGAGGCGCTCTATGCGCTGATCGCCAATTACCGGGGCGTGAAGTCGGGCGATGCGGTGATCTACGCCGATGTCGATTACGACGAGATGCAATATGCCATGGACTATCTGGGGCAGAGCAGGGGCGCTCAGGTCGTGCGCTTCTCGATCCCCGAGCCGCAAACGCGCGCCAACATTCTGGCCGCCTATGAGAAAGTGCTGAAGGACACGCCGCGTGCGAAACTGCTGCTGGTCACCCATGTCTCCAACCGCAACGGCCTGATCCCGCCGGTGGCAGAGATCGTCGCCATGGCCAAGGCGCGGGGTGTGGATGTGATCCTCGATTCCGCGCAGGCGGTGGGCCAGATGCCCTTTGATGTGAAGGCGACCGGCGCGGATTTCATCGGCTTCTCGCTTCACAAATGGCTCGGCGCGCCTTTGGGTGTGGGCGGCATCTACATCGCGAAGGCGCGGCAGGGCGATATTGCGCCCTGGCTGGGCAACCGCATCCACGCCGCAGACGATATCCGCGCCCGCCTGCCCACCGGCACGGTGGATTTCGCGGCGCGCTTGACCATTCCCACCGCCATCGATGTGCTGGGCCAGATCGGCATCGAGCGCAAATATGGCTTTCTCAGGCATCTGCGCAACCGCTGGGTCGATGGCGTGCGCGACATTCCCGGCCTGACGCTGATGCTGCCCGATGAAGCCGGCAATTACGGTGCGATCAGTTCCTTCCGCCTGCCGGGCATGGCAACCATCGATCAGGCCAAACGCGCCCAGCAGGTTTTCGTGCAAAAGCATGGGCTTCTGGTGGTGGCCAAGGCGGGGCTCGCGGCGGGGCCGGGGCTGCGCGTGACGCCCGCCCTGTTCAACACCGTCGCGGAGATCGACCGGCTGGTTGCGGCGATTCACGCGGAAAAGGGGATGTTTGCCTGA
- a CDS encoding RidA family protein: MLHIANRLAQLGITLPDLTAPVANYVPFVRSGRIVQISGQLARSGETIVKGRVGVDLTLEQGQAAARICAINLLAQFRAACGGDLDRVVRVMRLGGYVQVGPEFDAIPQVVNGASDLMVDVFGDKGRHARSAIGVYRLPLGVAVEVDAMIEVA; the protein is encoded by the coding sequence ATGCTGCATATCGCCAATCGACTGGCCCAATTGGGGATCACGCTGCCCGATCTCACCGCGCCGGTGGCCAATTATGTGCCTTTCGTGCGTTCGGGGCGGATTGTGCAGATCTCCGGGCAACTGGCGCGTTCGGGCGAGACGATCGTCAAGGGCAGGGTGGGCGTCGATCTGACGTTGGAGCAGGGGCAGGCCGCCGCCCGCATCTGCGCGATCAATCTGCTGGCGCAATTCCGCGCGGCCTGCGGCGGCGATCTCGACCGGGTGGTGCGGGTGATGCGGCTGGGCGGCTATGTGCAGGTGGGGCCCGAGTTCGATGCCATCCCACAGGTGGTTAACGGCGCCTCGGATCTGATGGTCGATGTCTTCGGTGACAAGGGGCGCCATGCCCGCAGCGCCATCGGCGTCTACCGCCTGCCGCTGGGCGTCGCCGTCGAGGTCGATGCCATGATCGAAGTCGCCTGA
- a CDS encoding acyltransferase family protein, translating to MTSPHMPARYRPDIDGLRAVAVGSVIAFHAFFRQHFGGFVGVDIFFVISGYLITGILLRELDEDRFIFARFYARRVRRIYPALVVVMAAVLGFGWLELFDQDFHRLALHVAASAGFVVNLVLYREAGYFDTASDAKPLLHLWSLGVEEQFYILWPVLLLIAHRIGRRLGRGVLWWVLGALMLASFTHAVLLMRHDISAAFYWPSARGWELLAGAALALLHRRESTRQPGAALATALGLGGLGLIAASLIFVTAEKPFPGWNAVPAVAGAVLLIAAGPLGWVNRFVLGLPPMRWLGQISYPLYLWHWPLLAYAAIAGFDSVTARAIAMAAAVLLAWLTMALVEEKLRFGGRSGLKLWGLVTAMAALGLFGLWAWHKPLPSYTSGRAAAFARQLNWQTAVGSSAQKAACYRLMPERVGLAHPVQNDFCYLMHDGPPDVAMIGDSLNLSLFPGMAHVTRHNLLLASASEAAPFYDARTTDVPDHSRLGNYRLTNQALDYAIGARSVKVVLLSYLNADRLFSPGSGHYIQDMRGTEDTDVNGGENVEVPADPAIDGPATMEAAMRRTLNRLALAHKKVIILLSNRRLSFNPATCLDSLRPVHAAMGNRPCAVPDNDENARHRQAFVQRVSAVVKAYPNVTLFDVSAPLCQGGLCYAMRDGHMLYRDDLHVSEDGATLIAPSLEAAIDAAMKR from the coding sequence ATGACCAGCCCGCATATGCCCGCCCGCTATCGCCCGGATATCGACGGGCTGCGCGCGGTGGCGGTCGGATCGGTGATCGCCTTCCATGCTTTCTTCCGTCAGCATTTCGGCGGCTTTGTCGGCGTCGACATCTTCTTCGTCATTTCCGGCTATCTGATCACCGGCATCCTGCTGCGCGAACTGGATGAGGACCGCTTCATCTTCGCCCGCTTCTATGCGCGGCGGGTGAGGCGCATCTATCCCGCCTTGGTGGTGGTGATGGCGGCCGTGCTGGGCTTCGGCTGGCTGGAACTGTTCGATCAGGATTTCCATCGGCTGGCGCTGCATGTCGCGGCCAGCGCGGGCTTTGTCGTCAACCTCGTGCTCTATCGCGAGGCAGGCTATTTCGACACCGCCTCCGACGCCAAGCCGCTGCTCCATCTATGGAGCCTCGGCGTGGAGGAGCAGTTCTACATCCTCTGGCCGGTGCTGCTGCTGATCGCGCATCGCATCGGGCGTCGGCTGGGCAGGGGCGTGTTGTGGTGGGTGCTGGGCGCGCTGATGCTGGCCAGCTTCACCCATGCGGTGCTGCTGATGCGGCACGATATCTCCGCCGCCTTCTATTGGCCCAGCGCGCGTGGCTGGGAACTGCTGGCAGGCGCTGCTCTGGCGCTGCTCCATCGGCGCGAAAGCACCCGCCAACCCGGCGCGGCGCTGGCCACGGCGCTGGGGCTGGGCGGTCTGGGGCTGATCGCCGCCAGCCTGATCTTCGTCACGGCCGAAAAGCCGTTCCCCGGCTGGAATGCCGTGCCTGCCGTGGCGGGCGCCGTGCTGCTGATCGCCGCCGGCCCGCTGGGGTGGGTCAACCGCTTTGTGCTGGGATTGCCGCCGATGCGCTGGCTGGGGCAGATCAGCTATCCGCTCTATCTTTGGCACTGGCCGCTGCTGGCCTATGCCGCCATTGCCGGTTTCGACAGCGTGACGGCGCGTGCCATCGCCATGGCGGCTGCTGTGCTGTTGGCCTGGCTGACCATGGCTCTGGTGGAGGAAAAGCTGCGCTTTGGCGGGCGTTCCGGGCTCAAGCTGTGGGGGCTGGTGACGGCGATGGCGGCGTTGGGCCTGTTTGGGCTCTGGGCATGGCACAAGCCGCTGCCTTCCTACACCTCCGGACGCGCGGCGGCCTTTGCACGCCAGCTCAACTGGCAGACGGCGGTAGGCAGCAGCGCGCAGAAAGCCGCCTGCTACCGCCTGATGCCCGAGCGTGTCGGGCTGGCGCATCCGGTGCAGAACGACTTCTGCTATCTGATGCATGATGGCCCGCCCGATGTGGCGATGATCGGCGACTCGCTCAACCTCAGCCTGTTCCCCGGCATGGCGCATGTCACCCGCCACAATCTGCTGCTGGCCTCCGCCAGCGAGGCGGCGCCTTTCTACGATGCGCGCACCACCGACGTGCCCGACCACAGCCGGCTGGGCAATTACCGCCTGACCAATCAGGCGCTGGATTACGCCATCGGCGCGCGTTCGGTGAAGGTGGTGCTGCTCTCCTATCTCAATGCCGACCGGCTGTTCTCGCCGGGCTCGGGCCATTACATTCAGGATATGCGCGGCACCGAGGACACCGACGTCAACGGCGGCGAGAATGTCGAGGTGCCCGCCGACCCCGCCATCGACGGCCCGGCCACCATGGAGGCGGCGATGCGCCGCACGCTGAATCGGTTGGCTCTGGCGCATAAGAAGGTGATCATCCTGCTCTCCAACCGGCGGCTCAGCTTCAATCCCGCGACTTGCCTCGACAGTCTGCGCCCCGTTCATGCCGCCATGGGCAACCGCCCTTGCGCCGTGCCCGACAATGACGAGAACGCCCGCCATCGTCAGGCCTTTGTGCAGCGGGTGAGCGCGGTGGTGAAGGCCTATCCCAATGTCACGCTGTTCGATGTCTCGGCGCCGCTGTGTCAGGGCGGGCTGTGCTATGCGATGCGCGATGGGCATATGCTCTATCGCGACGATCTCCATGTGTCCGAGGATGGCGCCACGCTGATCGCGCCTTCGCTGGAGGCGGCCATCGATGCGGCGATGAAGCGCTAG